The Leisingera methylohalidivorans DSM 14336 genome has a window encoding:
- a CDS encoding NCS1 family transporter, translated as MAYTEAAAQRPTADEKSHLLEASILPVWLNQRTIGGLGYVWIWIGMAVIIATFQLGAGGVAGLPLTTVIGTIFLANLVLGLVMALTADIGTEHGISFAVYLRAPFGTIGTHLPSVTRGIVAAAWFGIQTYLGALALNGIVSYLGGFDSWVFWYVVFGLVQIINTAMGIRAVQLLASIAAPAIIAISIWMYFTLENVASAGGHNIWTFAGDAEMSVVALFVANMAFWSALAVDIPNITRFLKTDGGEKSFFRRNRNIFAAQFIALPVAQSWIALIGAVSFIATGDWNPINVIQAQGTGVTLIVLLAMVILAQWSTNTSANLIPAALTFVNAGAPRITYAMGIVIAGIVGTLTMPWLILNHLFTYLGMYGAMLSAVGGIMVCDYFLIRGRRLNVPDLYREDGQFRYFGGWNPAGLIAWAIGGGLALYFIQYAYVVGFPAAMAVYFILMKAWVLPRHEQAEINDPDDAKYLATSVDLNWVYTAENGMQRVKTADIPSDAIAREDL; from the coding sequence ATGGCATACACGGAAGCGGCAGCGCAGCGCCCGACGGCGGATGAAAAATCACATCTGTTAGAAGCTTCAATTTTGCCGGTCTGGCTGAATCAGCGAACCATTGGCGGACTAGGCTACGTGTGGATCTGGATTGGTATGGCGGTCATTATCGCGACCTTCCAGCTGGGCGCGGGCGGGGTTGCCGGATTGCCGCTGACGACGGTGATCGGGACCATTTTCCTTGCCAATCTTGTGCTTGGGTTGGTGATGGCGCTCACGGCGGATATCGGCACCGAGCACGGCATCAGCTTTGCCGTCTATCTGCGGGCGCCCTTTGGGACCATTGGCACACATTTGCCTTCGGTAACGCGGGGAATTGTCGCAGCTGCATGGTTCGGCATTCAGACCTACCTCGGGGCGCTCGCACTGAACGGTATCGTGTCCTACTTAGGCGGGTTTGACAGCTGGGTGTTCTGGTATGTCGTGTTCGGCTTGGTCCAGATCATCAACACCGCTATGGGCATCCGGGCAGTTCAGCTGCTCGCCAGTATTGCGGCCCCCGCGATCATCGCGATCTCGATCTGGATGTATTTCACCCTCGAGAACGTCGCTTCGGCGGGCGGGCACAACATCTGGACCTTTGCCGGCGATGCGGAAATGAGCGTTGTTGCGCTCTTCGTGGCCAACATGGCGTTCTGGTCGGCGCTTGCGGTGGATATTCCCAATATCACCCGGTTTCTGAAGACGGACGGAGGCGAGAAAAGCTTCTTCCGCCGCAACCGCAATATCTTTGCGGCGCAGTTCATCGCCCTGCCGGTGGCGCAGAGCTGGATCGCGCTGATCGGGGCGGTTTCCTTTATCGCAACCGGGGACTGGAATCCGATCAATGTCATTCAGGCACAGGGGACCGGGGTCACGCTGATTGTGCTGCTGGCGATGGTCATCCTGGCGCAATGGTCCACCAACACCAGCGCAAACCTGATCCCTGCCGCGCTTACCTTCGTGAACGCTGGCGCGCCTCGCATCACCTATGCGATGGGTATCGTGATTGCGGGCATCGTTGGCACGCTCACCATGCCCTGGCTGATCCTGAACCACCTGTTCACCTACCTCGGCATGTATGGCGCAATGCTGTCTGCTGTCGGCGGCATCATGGTCTGCGACTATTTTCTGATCCGGGGCCGCCGCCTGAACGTGCCGGACCTGTACCGCGAAGATGGCCAGTTCCGTTACTTTGGCGGCTGGAACCCGGCTGGTCTGATCGCTTGGGCCATTGGTGGTGGGCTGGCGCTGTATTTCATCCAATACGCTTATGTCGTCGGCTTCCCGGCTGCGATGGCAGTGTATTTCATCCTGATGAAAGCCTGGGTCCTGCCGCGTCATGAGCAGGCCGAGATCAATGACCCGGACGATGCGAAATACCTCGCGACATCGGTGGATCTGAACTGGGTCTACACGGCGGAAAACGGCATGCAGCGGGTCAAAACTGCAGACATCCCGTCGGATGCGATCGCTCGCGAAGACCTCTAA